A window of Parasynechococcus marenigrum WH 8102 contains these coding sequences:
- a CDS encoding 4'-phosphopantetheinyl transferase family protein, translated as MELSPVEAGWMDGMAMSRAVAFRRSRLWMRRCLADCFEVDPATVPLQAPPGEPPTLADGWGCLSLSHCCDAVLVAWSPDAVGVDLERCDRCFPAAALADRFYCAEDRRELDGLAGETLRMAVLKQWVAKEALIKMQRGSLALDLSRWRCGADACQGLHPDLEHPVPVHRLQLEGWLMAVAGAAGQVGPICLA; from the coding sequence GTGGAACTCTCGCCTGTGGAAGCGGGTTGGATGGATGGCATGGCCATGTCTCGGGCCGTTGCGTTCCGCCGCTCCCGGCTCTGGATGCGGCGCTGCCTCGCCGACTGCTTCGAGGTTGATCCAGCCACGGTGCCGTTGCAGGCACCACCGGGCGAGCCGCCGACCTTGGCCGATGGCTGGGGCTGCCTGAGTCTCAGTCATTGCTGCGATGCGGTGTTGGTGGCCTGGTCTCCCGATGCTGTGGGTGTGGATCTGGAACGCTGCGATCGTTGTTTCCCGGCGGCAGCGTTGGCGGATCGTTTTTATTGCGCTGAGGATCGACGCGAGCTCGACGGTTTGGCAGGAGAAACACTGCGAATGGCGGTGCTGAAGCAGTGGGTGGCGAAGGAAGCGCTGATCAAGATGCAACGCGGCAGCCTGGCATTGGATCTGAGCCGTTGGCGTTGTGGTGCTGATGCTTGCCAGGGTCTTCATCCTGATCTGGAGCATCCCGTACCTGTCCATCGCCTGCAGCTGGAGGGCTGGCTGATGGCAGTTGCAGGCGCTGCAGGACAGGTTGGTCCGATCTGCCTAGCTTGA
- the bcp gene encoding thioredoxin-dependent thiol peroxidase: MALQIGDPAPDFSLPNQDGDLVQLSSLRGQRVVIYFYPKDDTPGCTKEACNFRDRWDRFEQHGIKVLGISKDNATSHTKFISKHELPFTLLTDVEPCEVASSYESYGLKKFMGREYMGMMRHTFVVDADGKLERIYLKVKSATMADTILSDLELA, translated from the coding sequence GTGGCTCTCCAGATCGGCGATCCGGCACCCGATTTCTCGCTCCCCAATCAGGACGGCGACCTTGTACAGCTGTCGTCGTTGCGAGGACAACGGGTCGTCATCTACTTCTATCCCAAAGACGACACCCCTGGCTGCACCAAAGAAGCCTGCAATTTCCGTGATCGCTGGGATCGCTTTGAACAGCACGGCATCAAGGTGCTGGGCATCAGCAAGGACAACGCCACGTCCCACACCAAATTCATCAGCAAGCATGAGCTTCCCTTCACGCTTCTGACCGATGTGGAACCTTGTGAGGTCGCCAGTAGCTACGAGAGTTACGGGCTGAAAAAGTTCATGGGCCGTGAGTACATGGGCATGATGCGCCACACCTTCGTTGTGGATGCGGATGGCAAGCTCGAGAGGATTTACCTGAAGGTGAAGTCCGCCACCATGGCTGACACCATCCTCAGCGACCTGGAACTGGCTTGA
- a CDS encoding type III pantothenate kinase, which produces MDSRALLIGNSRWHWATQRGERWSFDHAAPDPRWIDTTNLIWAAVGEVPAALEGAQESRLQLENVPLEGCPPWLGVDRALGAWGAWRRQRFQGGDLDQGLLLADAGTVLSLTLLDAHGRFRGGRLMPGLRLQLQSMASGTALLPSVARQQRTDDLFPSGTAEAMCQGVMQGLAAAVVDAYQNSGACLWICGGDAPWLEQELTRRGVSAQTNQNLQLQAMVDLIPVIKPVPGR; this is translated from the coding sequence ATGGACTCCCGTGCCCTGCTGATCGGAAACAGCCGCTGGCACTGGGCCACCCAGCGAGGAGAGCGCTGGAGTTTTGACCATGCCGCGCCTGATCCGCGGTGGATCGACACCACCAACCTGATCTGGGCGGCCGTGGGAGAGGTGCCGGCAGCTCTGGAGGGCGCCCAGGAGTCCCGACTACAACTTGAGAATGTGCCCCTGGAGGGTTGTCCGCCCTGGCTGGGTGTCGATCGTGCCCTCGGGGCCTGGGGTGCCTGGCGACGCCAACGTTTCCAAGGCGGTGACCTGGATCAGGGGCTGTTGCTGGCCGATGCCGGCACCGTTCTCAGCCTCACTCTGCTCGACGCCCATGGCCGCTTTCGCGGCGGCCGTCTGATGCCTGGATTGCGGTTGCAGCTTCAGTCGATGGCATCGGGGACGGCCTTGCTGCCCTCCGTGGCTCGTCAACAGCGAACCGATGATCTGTTCCCCAGCGGCACCGCAGAGGCGATGTGCCAAGGGGTGATGCAGGGACTGGCAGCTGCCGTTGTGGACGCTTACCAAAACAGTGGGGCGTGCCTCTGGATCTGTGGTGGCGACGCCCCCTGGCTGGAGCAGGAGCTGACCCGTCGGGGTGTATCAGCTCAGACGAATCAAAACCTGCAGCTGCAGGCCATGGTCGACTTGATCCCTGTGATCAAGCCAGTTCCAGGTCGCTGA
- a CDS encoding phosphoadenylyl-sulfate reductase, protein MTGVLVRDNLDADRGSLEPLSPQDRLAWAHQRFGSGFALTTSFGIQSAVLLHMLSQLPEGDAVPVIWVDTGYLPEETYRYGAQLTKLLSIRLVVAQSAMSPARMEALHGRLWDTGQLDDLEKYHQIRKVEPLDRALAQLEVSCWASGVRRGQTDHRRAMTVLDPIRERLSLRPLLDWTQKDIYYYMQDNNLPQHPLFEQGYSTVGDWHSSAPDGAELSGRNTRFGGLKQECGIHVPQEAVEGLMGDGI, encoded by the coding sequence ATGACGGGCGTGTTGGTTCGGGACAATCTCGATGCGGACCGCGGCAGCCTGGAGCCGTTGAGTCCTCAAGATCGACTGGCTTGGGCACACCAGCGCTTCGGATCCGGATTTGCTCTCACCACCAGCTTCGGCATCCAATCGGCGGTGCTGCTGCACATGCTCAGTCAACTGCCGGAGGGTGACGCCGTTCCTGTGATCTGGGTGGACACTGGCTATCTGCCGGAGGAGACCTACCGCTATGGCGCCCAGCTCACGAAGCTGCTCAGCATCCGCCTGGTGGTGGCTCAAAGCGCCATGTCGCCGGCTCGGATGGAGGCTCTGCATGGCCGCCTCTGGGACACCGGACAGCTCGATGATCTTGAGAAATACCACCAGATCCGCAAGGTGGAGCCCCTGGATCGGGCTTTGGCGCAACTGGAGGTGAGCTGCTGGGCCAGTGGCGTGCGTCGCGGCCAGACTGACCACCGCCGCGCGATGACCGTGCTGGACCCGATCCGAGAGCGGCTGTCTCTGCGTCCGCTGTTGGATTGGACCCAGAAGGACATCTACTACTACATGCAGGACAACAACCTGCCGCAACACCCGTTGTTCGAGCAGGGATACTCAACCGTGGGGGATTGGCACTCCAGTGCTCCGGATGGCGCTGAGCTCAGCGGACGTAACACCCGTTTCGGGGGCCTGAAACAGGAATGTGGGATCCACGTTCCCCAGGAGGCCGTGGAAGGCTTGATGGGGGATGGGATCTAG
- a CDS encoding NAD(P)/FAD-dependent oxidoreductase, whose amino-acid sequence MTTPLSSPETVVVIGGGFAGLFSALAVSERLPERPVLLIEPRDRFLFQPLLYELLSSELQGWEVAPTYRQLLSSRGICWLQDRVINIDLNNQELTTAASGALQWGDLVLATGTELNDFGVPGVREHACSFRDLNDVAHLRALVRELNKRREPDAAVAIIGAGPTGVELACKLADMLDGAARIHLIERGDGILPNSASFNRERAAAALERRDVCLHLNTAVTEVHSDRVRFKDGTLLPHSGLIWSAGSRPTVPEIRPDPGHAKGPLNIGQDLRLLGHQHVYVLGDCGRCSVEPWPATAQVAMQQGEAVAAALQAISNNQEPKPFQFQDRGEMLSLGIGDATLTGLGITLAGPLAFKIRRATYLTRLPGLSLGLRSAGAWLMSR is encoded by the coding sequence ATGACGACACCTCTGTCATCACCCGAGACCGTGGTGGTGATCGGTGGTGGATTCGCGGGACTGTTCAGCGCTCTAGCCGTGAGCGAGCGCTTGCCGGAGCGACCGGTGCTGTTGATCGAGCCCCGTGACCGCTTTCTGTTTCAACCGCTTCTCTACGAACTGCTCAGCAGTGAACTGCAGGGCTGGGAAGTAGCGCCCACCTATCGCCAGCTGCTCAGCAGCCGCGGCATCTGCTGGCTGCAGGACCGTGTCATCAACATCGATCTGAACAACCAGGAGCTCACCACCGCCGCCTCCGGTGCTCTCCAATGGGGAGATCTGGTGCTGGCCACAGGCACCGAGCTCAATGATTTCGGAGTTCCCGGGGTCCGCGAGCATGCCTGCAGCTTCCGCGATCTCAATGATGTTGCCCATCTGCGCGCCCTTGTTCGAGAGCTGAACAAGCGCAGAGAGCCCGACGCCGCTGTCGCGATCATTGGAGCAGGGCCAACGGGGGTGGAGCTGGCCTGCAAGCTGGCGGACATGCTGGATGGAGCAGCCCGGATACATCTGATTGAAAGGGGAGACGGGATCCTTCCCAACAGTGCCTCGTTCAACCGTGAACGCGCTGCCGCGGCATTGGAGCGGCGGGATGTCTGCCTGCACCTCAACACAGCTGTGACGGAGGTCCACTCCGATCGTGTCCGCTTCAAGGACGGCACCTTGCTCCCCCACAGCGGTCTGATCTGGAGCGCCGGCAGCAGACCGACCGTGCCCGAAATCCGGCCGGACCCTGGTCACGCCAAAGGCCCTCTCAACATCGGCCAGGATCTGCGGCTCCTCGGTCACCAACACGTCTACGTGCTGGGGGATTGCGGACGTTGCAGCGTTGAGCCCTGGCCAGCCACCGCTCAGGTGGCCATGCAGCAGGGCGAAGCTGTTGCAGCGGCCCTGCAGGCCATCAGCAACAACCAGGAGCCGAAACCATTTCAGTTCCAGGATCGCGGCGAAATGCTCAGTTTGGGCATCGGTGACGCCACGCTCACCGGGCTTGGCATCACGCTTGCAGGCCCCCTGGCCTTCAAGATCCGACGGGCCACCTACCTCACCCGGCTGCCTGGTCTCTCACTGGGTCTTCGCTCTGCCGGGGCCTGGCTGATGAGTCGTTGA
- the hflX gene encoding GTPase HflX, which yields MKQAHLGGRTRGLRPGQQRQLDRLSHRRHPEGSGADLLTLERMAGLVQELEQSMHLVLDGRGLCRLLWLGPLQSSEALRQHLPQAPRRRGGGWRLLSCPFSRHGLHQDMAEAVIALDLNPICWLRFAPVPARDGLRNAELLQPDREEAHGWRQLDQGDLRHLCQQDLNSGAITTPELSPASAGTAIESVLLLTLTSGEADRSERELAELEGLVRSAGAQPVAVVTQRAGSANPQTLWGTGKLQEAALEVRRRGASLVVTDRELTPVQARNLERLLACPVSDRSELILDIFAQRAGSAAGRLQVELAQLRYRLPRLLGRGRSLSRQGGGIGTRGPGETQLEKDRRAISRRIDRLLRDQQQLQQHRSRLRDQRRGLPRVALVGYTNAGKSSLLNALCGRRESDRVLAENKLFATLDPTTRRLDLPQPGQRPDRLLITDTVGFIRDLPKPLVEAFRATLEEALDADVLLVVVDLADPDWSGQLSTVHRLLDSLGSTAMRRVVANQIDRCPLDAVETIRRQDAQTLFLSAKRGDGLRGLQDWLREQFFDPGAESDLDAGPPPEWPS from the coding sequence TTGAAGCAGGCCCATCTCGGCGGCCGGACCCGCGGCCTGCGGCCCGGCCAGCAACGACAACTCGACCGCCTCAGTCACCGTCGTCATCCCGAGGGCAGCGGTGCTGACCTGCTGACCCTGGAGCGGATGGCTGGATTGGTGCAGGAGCTCGAGCAATCGATGCATCTCGTGCTGGACGGTCGTGGGCTCTGCCGGTTGCTCTGGCTGGGTCCCTTGCAAAGTTCCGAGGCCCTCCGTCAGCACCTGCCGCAGGCACCCCGTCGCCGGGGTGGCGGCTGGAGGCTGCTGAGCTGTCCCTTCAGCCGTCATGGCCTGCACCAGGACATGGCGGAGGCAGTGATTGCCCTCGATCTCAATCCGATCTGCTGGTTGCGCTTTGCCCCGGTTCCAGCCCGCGATGGACTGCGCAACGCCGAACTGTTGCAGCCCGACCGTGAGGAAGCCCATGGCTGGCGACAGCTGGACCAAGGGGATCTGCGCCATCTCTGTCAGCAGGATCTGAACTCTGGGGCGATCACAACACCGGAGTTGTCCCCCGCCAGCGCAGGTACAGCCATCGAGTCCGTGCTGTTGCTGACCCTCACCAGCGGAGAGGCTGACCGCAGCGAACGCGAGTTGGCCGAACTGGAGGGACTGGTGCGCAGCGCCGGAGCCCAACCGGTGGCCGTGGTGACGCAGCGGGCCGGCAGCGCCAATCCACAAACCCTCTGGGGCACTGGAAAGCTGCAGGAGGCGGCCCTTGAAGTGCGCCGTCGCGGCGCCTCACTGGTCGTCACGGATCGCGAGCTCACACCAGTTCAGGCCAGGAATCTGGAACGGCTGCTGGCCTGTCCGGTCTCCGACCGCAGTGAACTCATCCTCGACATCTTTGCCCAGCGAGCCGGCAGCGCCGCCGGTCGCTTGCAGGTGGAACTGGCGCAGCTGCGCTATCGCCTGCCCCGCCTGCTGGGACGGGGGCGCAGCCTGTCGCGTCAGGGCGGTGGCATCGGAACACGGGGCCCCGGTGAAACACAGCTGGAGAAGGACCGCCGTGCCATCAGCCGCCGCATCGATCGCCTGCTCCGGGATCAACAGCAGCTTCAGCAGCACCGCAGCCGACTGCGGGACCAACGGCGGGGACTGCCGCGGGTCGCCCTTGTGGGCTACACGAACGCCGGCAAATCCAGCCTGCTGAATGCCCTCTGTGGTCGCCGCGAAAGCGATCGTGTGCTGGCCGAGAACAAGCTGTTCGCCACCCTGGATCCAACAACCCGTCGCCTGGACCTGCCGCAGCCAGGACAACGGCCCGACCGGCTGCTGATCACCGACACCGTTGGTTTCATCCGTGACCTGCCCAAGCCGTTGGTGGAAGCATTCCGGGCAACGCTGGAGGAAGCCCTCGACGCCGATGTGCTGCTGGTGGTGGTGGATCTGGCGGATCCCGACTGGTCCGGTCAGCTCAGCACCGTCCATCGGCTGCTGGATTCCCTCGGCAGCACCGCGATGCGACGGGTGGTGGCGAACCAGATCGACCGCTGCCCGCTGGACGCTGTCGAAACGATCCGGCGACAGGATGCCCAGACCCTGTTTCTGTCGGCCAAGCGCGGGGATGGCCTGCGGGGTTTGCAGGACTGGCTGCGGGAGCAGTTCTTTGATCCCGGGGCAGAATCAGATCTAGATGCAGGGCCTCCGCCCGAATGGCCGAGCTGA
- a CDS encoding SLC13 family permease, producing MAELISTLQNPQAVITLAVLVLAIVLFITGALAPELTGLLSLGLLMATGVLSPPEALAGFGSPALITLMGLFPVSAALFKSGALDRLRALIASERIRSPRRLIALMAFVIAPVSGIVPNTPVVASLLPVVENWCHRRGISPSRVLLPLSFSTVLGGTLTLLGSSVNLLVSDISQQLGHGSLELFSFTLISLPIWLVGAAYLVLAPRALLPDRGHEHDDLGLSPQRSSYSTEVTIPHDSELVGVSLHNSRLQRRFDVDVLELQRSGERLLPPLADRKLQAGDHLLLRVTRQDLLRLQQDHTVQLTTQGNNAGFDLSSDELSGQKTVEVLLPAGSTLAGASLRELRFRQRHNATVLALRRGQETLQERLGQIVLREGDVLLLQAPLDSIRGLQASNDLLVLDRLEDDLPTVRRKPLVVSMAIAMLLLPTLTPIPLVAAVLLATVAVVATGCLRPGELQRAIRLDVILLLGSLSSFSVALQTTGLADAMAQGLQQWLTGWPNYGSLVVVFIGTTLLTQVMSNAASVALLAPVAVQLAPGLDLPPTALLITVLFGASQSFLTPVGYQTNLMVFGPGRYRFLDVTRYGIGLTLIMTVLVPALILWRYAPS from the coding sequence ATGGCCGAGCTGATCAGCACGCTTCAGAACCCCCAGGCGGTGATCACCCTGGCGGTTCTGGTTCTGGCGATCGTTCTGTTCATCACAGGGGCCCTGGCGCCGGAACTCACCGGACTGCTCAGCCTCGGCCTGCTTATGGCCACTGGGGTTCTGTCACCACCAGAGGCCCTGGCCGGATTCGGCAGCCCCGCCCTGATCACCCTGATGGGCCTGTTCCCGGTCTCCGCGGCCCTGTTCAAAAGCGGAGCGCTGGACCGCCTGCGTGCCCTGATCGCCTCGGAGCGAATCCGTTCACCAAGGCGCTTGATCGCACTGATGGCGTTCGTGATCGCGCCGGTGTCCGGCATCGTCCCCAACACACCGGTGGTGGCGTCGTTGCTGCCGGTGGTGGAGAACTGGTGCCACCGGCGCGGCATTTCCCCATCCAGGGTCCTGCTTCCACTCTCGTTTTCAACAGTGCTGGGCGGAACCCTCACCCTGCTGGGCAGTTCGGTGAACCTGCTGGTGAGTGACATCAGCCAGCAACTGGGTCATGGGTCACTGGAGCTGTTCAGTTTCACGCTGATCAGCCTGCCGATCTGGCTGGTGGGGGCGGCCTATCTGGTGCTGGCTCCACGGGCCCTGCTGCCGGATCGTGGCCACGAACATGACGACCTGGGACTCTCGCCCCAGCGCAGCAGCTACAGCACCGAAGTCACCATTCCCCACGACTCGGAACTGGTGGGCGTCTCCCTGCATAACAGCCGTCTGCAGCGGCGTTTCGACGTGGATGTACTGGAACTTCAGCGTTCCGGAGAACGCCTGCTGCCCCCCCTGGCGGACCGCAAGCTGCAGGCCGGCGACCACCTGCTGCTACGGGTGACCCGACAGGACCTGCTTCGTCTTCAGCAGGACCACACTGTTCAGCTCACAACCCAGGGCAACAATGCCGGGTTCGACTTGAGCAGCGATGAGCTGAGCGGTCAGAAGACGGTTGAGGTGCTGCTTCCGGCCGGTTCCACCCTGGCCGGCGCCAGCCTGCGCGAACTCCGCTTCCGCCAACGCCACAACGCCACGGTGCTGGCCCTGCGCCGCGGGCAGGAAACCCTGCAGGAACGGCTTGGGCAGATCGTCCTGAGGGAGGGGGATGTACTCCTGCTGCAGGCACCCCTCGATTCCATCCGTGGTCTGCAGGCCAGCAACGACCTGCTGGTGCTGGATCGGCTCGAGGATGACCTGCCGACGGTGCGGCGCAAACCCCTGGTGGTGAGCATGGCGATCGCCATGCTTCTGCTGCCGACCCTGACGCCCATCCCCCTGGTGGCCGCGGTGCTCCTGGCCACCGTCGCCGTCGTGGCCACGGGCTGTCTTCGCCCCGGTGAGCTGCAGCGCGCCATTCGTCTCGATGTGATCCTGCTGCTCGGCTCGCTCAGCAGTTTCAGCGTGGCGTTGCAGACCACCGGCCTGGCCGATGCCATGGCCCAGGGTCTTCAACAGTGGCTGACGGGCTGGCCCAATTACGGCTCCCTGGTGGTGGTGTTCATCGGCACCACCCTGCTCACTCAGGTGATGAGCAATGCCGCCTCCGTTGCCCTGCTGGCGCCGGTTGCGGTGCAGCTGGCACCGGGACTGGACCTGCCCCCCACCGCCCTGTTGATCACCGTGCTGTTTGGGGCGAGCCAGTCGTTTCTGACCCCGGTCGGCTACCAGACCAACCTGATGGTGTTCGGCCCCGGTCGGTACCGCTTTCTCGATGTCACCCGTTATGGGATCGGCCTCACCTTGATCATGACCGTGCTGGTGCCGGCCCTGATCCTGTGGCGTTATGCCCCATCCTGA
- a CDS encoding TrkH family potassium uptake protein, whose translation MPLRQAIERSQGWHRRLTVPQFTVVTGLLVILLGTLLLATPLCSSSKVGLWEALFTATSAITVTGLSIIDVGADLTTAGQLVLAMMILAGGLGLMAITTFLQGFVVKGTGLRRRLDRGQTLDEFGVGGVGSTFRGIAATAALVILVGALVLYGFGFSDIPDRGERLWASVFHSISAYNNAGFGLWSDSLERYHDNVLVNAVVMVLIVMGGLGWRVTSDLASQGVRRGRRRLSLHTRLVLRTTLLLVVFGTLGLALTEWLNRGEVFIGMAWRERWMTALFESVTARTAGFTTVPFSLENITDSGTLLLMALMFIGASPGGTGGGIKTTTVAALMAATRSTMRGRDAVVIRNREIPDKVVLRALGITVASLLFVLAMALLLSIASNLNGAEPFTFLEMLFTCISAFATVGLDLGVTEQLGRFGQAVLMLGMFVGRLGILLLLSAIWEVMTREQIHIHRQNRIGYPREDLYV comes from the coding sequence GTGCCCCTCCGCCAGGCGATCGAGCGCAGCCAGGGCTGGCACCGGCGACTCACCGTGCCCCAGTTCACCGTGGTCACCGGCCTGCTGGTGATTCTGCTGGGCACGCTGTTGTTGGCCACACCGCTGTGTTCCAGCAGCAAGGTGGGGCTCTGGGAAGCCCTGTTCACCGCCACATCAGCGATCACGGTGACCGGCCTGTCGATCATTGATGTCGGAGCCGATCTCACCACAGCCGGGCAACTGGTGCTGGCGATGATGATCCTGGCGGGAGGCCTGGGACTGATGGCCATCACCACCTTTCTCCAGGGGTTCGTGGTGAAGGGCACCGGTCTGCGGCGCCGACTGGACCGGGGCCAGACCCTCGATGAATTCGGCGTCGGCGGAGTTGGCAGCACATTCCGGGGTATTGCTGCGACGGCGGCACTGGTGATCCTGGTGGGTGCGCTGGTGCTTTACGGCTTCGGGTTCAGCGACATCCCTGACCGAGGCGAACGCCTGTGGGCCTCGGTCTTCCACAGCATCTCGGCCTACAACAACGCTGGCTTCGGACTCTGGTCCGACAGCCTTGAGCGTTACCACGACAACGTTCTGGTCAACGCCGTTGTGATGGTGCTGATCGTGATGGGGGGACTGGGCTGGCGGGTCACCAGTGATCTCGCCAGTCAAGGGGTCCGCCGCGGCAGGCGGCGGCTCAGCCTTCACACCCGGCTGGTGTTGCGCACCACGCTGCTGCTGGTGGTGTTCGGCACCCTTGGCCTTGCCCTGACGGAATGGCTCAACCGCGGCGAGGTGTTCATCGGGATGGCCTGGCGAGAACGCTGGATGACCGCCCTGTTCGAATCGGTCACCGCCCGAACGGCCGGTTTCACCACGGTGCCCTTCTCACTGGAGAACATCACCGATTCAGGCACCCTGCTGCTGATGGCGCTGATGTTCATCGGTGCCAGCCCGGGGGGGACAGGCGGTGGCATCAAGACCACCACCGTGGCCGCCCTGATGGCAGCGACACGATCCACCATGCGCGGTCGCGATGCGGTGGTGATCCGCAACCGCGAAATCCCGGACAAGGTTGTGCTGAGGGCCCTGGGTATCACGGTGGCGTCACTGCTGTTTGTTCTGGCGATGGCGCTATTGCTGAGCATCGCCAGCAACCTCAATGGTGCAGAACCCTTCACATTTCTGGAGATGCTGTTCACCTGCATCTCGGCCTTTGCCACCGTCGGCCTCGATCTTGGGGTCACGGAGCAGCTGGGACGCTTCGGCCAGGCTGTGCTGATGCTGGGGATGTTTGTGGGGCGGCTTGGGATTCTGTTGCTACTGAGCGCCATCTGGGAAGTCATGACCCGGGAACAGATCCACATCCATCGCCAGAATCGGATTGGTTATCCCCGTGAGGACCTCTATGTCTGA
- a CDS encoding potassium channel family protein produces MREWWQWSPLQGSERLGFAVVGVGRFGIAVCRELLQNGAEVLAVDRSERAVDELRQLEPTVEARVVDCTDEESLREAGVLDMGTVVVAMSEPIEASITATLIAKDSEGTRVRQVIARATSELHEKMLKRVGADRVIFPSRMQGERLGLELVRPNLMERLALDEKHCIEEIKVPEPFMGRSLRDLNLRKNFRVNVLAAGPQSNLTVNPPASHVLEEGHLLVVMGLVDDLQRLPKT; encoded by the coding sequence ATGAGGGAGTGGTGGCAATGGAGCCCGCTCCAGGGCAGCGAGCGGCTGGGCTTCGCCGTCGTCGGGGTTGGTCGTTTCGGGATCGCCGTCTGCCGGGAACTGCTCCAGAACGGGGCGGAGGTGCTGGCGGTGGACCGCTCGGAACGGGCCGTGGATGAACTGCGTCAGCTGGAGCCAACCGTGGAAGCCCGGGTGGTGGATTGCACCGATGAGGAATCGCTGCGAGAAGCCGGTGTGCTGGACATGGGCACGGTGGTGGTGGCCATGAGTGAACCGATTGAGGCCAGCATCACAGCAACCCTGATCGCCAAGGACAGTGAGGGCACCAGGGTCCGTCAGGTGATCGCCCGCGCCACCAGCGAACTGCACGAAAAGATGTTGAAGCGGGTTGGTGCCGACCGGGTGATCTTTCCCTCCCGCATGCAGGGAGAACGACTGGGCCTTGAGCTGGTGCGCCCCAACCTGATGGAGCGTCTGGCCCTGGATGAAAAGCACTGCATTGAGGAGATCAAGGTGCCGGAGCCATTCATGGGGCGCTCACTGCGTGATCTGAATCTGCGCAAGAACTTCCGGGTGAATGTGCTGGCAGCGGGCCCCCAGAGCAACCTCACGGTGAACCCCCCGGCCTCCCATGTGCTGGAGGAGGGCCATCTGCTGGTGGTGATGGGCCTGGTGGATGACCTGCAGCGGTTGCCCAAAACCTGA
- a CDS encoding anhydro-N-acetylmuramic acid kinase, producing MLCLGLMSGTSADGVDAVLARFQGAPDRPEWQLLSHHHSPYPAALRDELVRIGQGEARPAAALLDLAEAVTEHQALAARGADPDQRASLIGCHGQTLWHRPPSSDKRGASWQLLLAPLLAQLLARPVVHDFRATDLALGGQGAPLVPRADAALIGPGDGWRGVLNLGGIANLTLIPPRWGPQKQESVLGWDCGPANSLIDLAMEQFSDGQQLFDRDGAMAAAGRCDDGMIQRWLREPYFQLSPPKSTGRECFGQEDLRRRLQELESVERADAVATLTGFTAAVVAQDLDRLRADRSIHLLELLVAGGGCRNPVLMSELQRRCRGLAVRASDQIGLAAEAREALVFALLAWWHHRGHPGNAPAITGATREACLGVRVAPA from the coding sequence ATGCTCTGCCTCGGCCTGATGAGTGGCACCAGTGCCGACGGCGTCGATGCGGTGTTGGCTCGCTTCCAGGGTGCTCCCGATCGTCCTGAGTGGCAGCTGCTGAGCCATCACCACAGCCCTTACCCAGCTGCACTTCGGGACGAGCTGGTGCGAATCGGCCAGGGAGAAGCACGACCGGCCGCGGCCCTGCTGGATCTGGCGGAGGCGGTGACCGAACATCAGGCGCTGGCGGCTCGCGGCGCCGACCCCGATCAGCGCGCGAGCCTGATCGGTTGCCATGGCCAGACCCTCTGGCATCGCCCACCCAGCAGCGACAAGCGCGGCGCCAGCTGGCAGTTGCTGCTGGCTCCGCTGCTGGCCCAGCTCTTGGCACGGCCGGTGGTGCACGATTTCCGCGCCACCGACCTGGCCCTGGGAGGTCAGGGGGCGCCCCTGGTGCCCAGGGCCGATGCTGCCCTGATCGGGCCTGGGGACGGCTGGCGGGGGGTGCTCAACCTGGGGGGGATTGCCAACCTCACCCTGATCCCACCGCGCTGGGGACCGCAGAAGCAGGAATCGGTCCTGGGCTGGGACTGTGGACCAGCGAACAGCCTGATCGATCTGGCGATGGAGCAGTTCAGCGATGGCCAGCAGCTGTTTGATCGCGACGGTGCCATGGCCGCAGCAGGGCGTTGCGACGACGGCATGATTCAACGTTGGTTGCGGGAGCCCTACTTCCAGCTCAGCCCGCCGAAGTCAACTGGGCGGGAATGCTTCGGCCAAGAGGATCTCAGACGTCGCCTGCAGGAGCTGGAATCGGTTGAGAGGGCCGATGCGGTGGCCACCCTCACCGGCTTCACCGCGGCGGTGGTGGCTCAGGATCTTGACCGATTGCGGGCGGACAGAAGCATCCACCTTCTGGAGCTGCTGGTGGCCGGCGGCGGCTGCCGCAATCCAGTTCTGATGAGCGAACTCCAACGTCGCTGCCGGGGACTGGCCGTCCGGGCCAGCGATCAGATTGGATTGGCGGCGGAGGCAAGGGAAGCGCTCGTCTTTGCGCTGCTGGCCTGGTGGCATCACCGCGGCCACCCAGGCAATGCTCCCGCCATCACAGGCGCAACGCGGGAAGCATGCCTCGGCGTCAGGGTTGCCCCCGCTTGA